The segment TCTCCAGTGGCAGCGCCGAGTCCCCCCGCCATTTCTCTGTGACTGGGAATCCCTTCACGAATACCCGCGTCAACACGGCCTCTGCAGCGGAGATGGCCGGATCACTTCCGAAGTGGCGCAGCAGCTCACCGAAGCGAATCGCGGTGGCATTGCTGATGGGAAGCACGCCAGTGATCGCGCTGAGCAGGAGTGCTTCGCGCTGAGCAGGAACGTGGTGCTGGGCCGCTGCCAGGTGGGCTGCCTGGGTTGCGCACGTAGCGGCCTGAATAGCGTTCCCGCGGCGGAGTGCGAGGTGTGCGCGTGCCAGGGTGATCGACAAGGAGCTGTCCGCATCCCGCGCGTTGCCGTGCATAGCTCTGGCCTGCTCAAGTAGGGCGCTGGCGGTGTCGTCCATGCCGTCATCGGCAGAGAAGCGGGCCAGCTGCGTCAGACATACCACGACCGTCGTTCCGGCAGAAAGTGTCTGCAGAGCGGCCCACGCGCCAGCCGCGTAGTGGCGCGCGTGGTCGCGCAGGCCCCGAAGTGCATGAGTGATGACCAGGGCCGTACGTGCCAGAAGCTCCGCCTCACCAAAGGTACGTGTTTTTGACGCAGCTGCTATGACCTGCTGCGCGTGCAACTCTGCCTGGGAGGTGAGATGCGGCTGGGCGGCCCGGGCTTGCAGGGCCAGCGCCAGCGCCAGCTGGGCACGCAGCAGCATCGCCTCCTCCTTCGGCAGTGAACCTGTCAGTGCTTCCGACACGTACGTCTCGGCGAGGTCAGTGTTCCCCGCCCGCAGGCGCATGCGGCCAAGAACCGCCAGGACAGGGGCTCGGTCGGCCGCTCGCGCCAGCGCGATCTCAGCTCTCCGCAGGCCTTCGGCCAGTTGCCCATTGTCGAACAGCGCCTGTGCGAGCGTCACAAAGAGCGGGGAGGCCTCATTCGTGACCACGCGCAGCAGGAGGGGTAACGCCGCTGTGAGTTGCTCACCAGACTGCAGGGAAGGGAGCAGCGCCGTTAGGACGTCATGCGCCTGCTGTTCATTGCCCGCTTCGAGATACGCGCTAACTGCGAGCATCGGCTGGTGGTCCTTCAAGGTGTCTGCCAGCGCACCGTGAGCAGACGCATACTCTTCCGGCCGGAGGCGCAGTTCCGCTTCGAGCACTTCCCGCATGATGGGATGGAGTTCAAAGCTTCCGTCATGGAGTTGTTGACACGGAATGCCGGCTGACCTGGCATCGGTGAGCCACCCGTCCCGCAGACGCATGTGGGCATGTGCCGGATCACCACTCCGCCAGACGTTCAGGAGAGAGGCACGGCGGAGCGTCGGCAGCAGCACCTCCGGCACCATCAGGAGCAGCGCGTGTGCGACTTCCGCCGGCTCGGTCCCGAGGGACGCCAGCATCACCGCCGCGGGCCATCCCGCAGTCCGGATACACTGCGCGTCCGTCAGGCCGAGTGTCCGCATGGCACATTCGTCAAAGGCCAGATCGCGGGTTGTGATGGTCTGAACGGACATCCGGGGGTACAGGGAACGCACTGGGAGATCCCGCTCGGTGCGCATCGAGATGATCCAACGAACCTTAAATGACTCGAGGAGATCTGCAGCACTCAGCAGATGGGAGAGCAGAAACAACCGGCCTGCATTGGTCAGTGTTTCGGCATCGTCCAGCAGCAACGTCAGCGGCACCGTCCACCGCGCCGTATACAGGAGCAGGTCGTGCCGCAGCGCGGCCGCAATTGCTGCTGGCGTCACCGAGGGTTTCTGGAGATCATATGCCAGCCGCGACTGGGCGAGTGGACCGAAGACCGTCTGAAGTCGCTGGTGGAAGAGCCCCGCGATGCTGAGCGGATCAGGATCAGCATCCGCCAGACTGATCAGGACATGGGCGTCCTTCGCTGCGAGTTGGTTGAGCACCACCGTTTTTCCGTAGCCAGTTGGAGCTTCAAGCGTACTCAGAGTGATGGCCTGATCCTGCAGTTGGAGCAACAGCGCTGTGCGGTCGGTCATGAAAGCCCCAGAAACGTGGAGAGAAAGTGGCCTTGATTTGCGTTTAGTGGACTGGAAGTGGGTACCACCTCGGCGAGTCGAACATGAAGGCCGTCGTGCGCTCGCCGCCTTGAAGAGCAGGCGGCTTGCTTGGTCGCAGCGTATTCAAAAGTCAAGAAGATGACTGCTTATTCACCGTATCAGCCCAGCCCAGGGCGAACGAAGTGTCCGCCCTACACCTTTCCAACAAAAGGCCAACATTCTCAGCTCAAATTCCCAACCCCTGGTAATCTCAGGCCCATACAGGAGGCTTCCATGAAGCAAAACGTGTTCGCTTTACTGATCTTCTCCGCTGTCCTCTCCCTCACGCCCAGTGCTGGGAATGTTTCGCTTCAGCCACGTTCCACCTCCCTTTCGATGGGCTGGGGCTGTCGCCCGATGCGCTGTCCAGACAGCGACAAACCTCTTGAAGTCTCGGTCGCGGCCACTGCGCTGGATCCTATCCTCGCCGTATGACCTCGGCGATCGGACGGGGATTCGTCGAAGAGTTGAACGACGCCACCTTCAGCCACCGGATTGCCAGCGGTCTGTGGATGGTGGAGTTCTGGTCACCTGACTGCCGACCTTGCCTGGCTGTGAGTCCCGTGGTTCATGCGCTTGCTGGCGAGTACGGTAGTGTCGCCCAGTTTGGCTCAGTCAACGTGGACACAGAACTGAAAACGTCACTGTCACAGCGGGTGATGGGTGTTCCTACCGTTGTGCTGTTTCAGGACGGTCGACCGGCGGACGTGCTATATACCACCTATCCAGCTCACATCTACCGGGAACGGTTGATGCGGCTTGTCAACCCGTCTCGTCCCTAATCGCCTGATGAGCGGTCTTCCCAATTGGCGTATCAGGAGAGAATTCTATGACTGGCGCCTGCGCTTGTCGGACACAGGAACCTCGTATGTTGCCGCAGCGAACGAGCTCAGCGAATTGACATCCGAGGTGGCGCATTTGAGAGCTGTTCAGCTGCTCGAATACTCTATTTCCACTGAAGGGGTACAGCCGTTCTATGAGGCCATCAAGAACTGTCTTCAGAGTGATGATCTTGCGGTGCGGAGCTACGTCACTGCCTTTCTCGCGTTGTATCCCCGCGACCCTCACGCGTCGTCTGGTGATGTTGGACTAGATGGAGGGCTCTTCGCCATTCCTGTTCTGGAGGAACTCCTACTTCGTCTTCGGCGTGAGCACTTCAGAGATGAGTTTGTTCTTGAGACTGAAGTATTTATCTTGTATGTGCTGGCGGAGCTTTACATCGCGGGTACGCAGTACACCAAAGCGTGTGTGGTTGCCGGTGAGGCTGTTTTACTGAGTTTGCCCTTAAATAGCCCCGCGTTCACGGAGACTGTTCGCCTGAGCTATGCGCAGGCCGCGTTTCGAGCCGGTCAACTCGATGTTGCCCAGCGTGAATATACTGTGATCATTCAGGATGGTCAGGCAGCTTCCCGGAGTGTCTTCTGGGCAACCCTGAATGCCGCCTCCATTCAGACCATGTGTGGTGCGTTTCAGGCGGCCACCCACCTGTACCGGAGTTTGAACGCCGCAGCGCCGAACGCCGACATCGCGACAGTCGGCCTCCAATTTATACACGCGCTGAAAGGTCAGTTGGCGAGGAACACGGCGCTTCACCCGTGCCCCTCGCACCTGTATGACACCTTGAGTCAGGCGCTGCAGCTTCTCTGGAGCGCAGAAGGTCAACAACAGCAGAGTAGTGCGCTGGAACTGATCGAGCTTCTCAAGACTTGGCAACCTCCAACCGACACAGGCTTGGTGATGACAACGTGGCTGCAGGGCAGTGCACTGTTACGGCTTGGTAAACCGTTCCTGGCTGCCCAACGGCTTACTTCAATTCAACCGACTCATCCGCTGACACAGGTGCTGCTCCTCGGCGCGAAGATTGAAGTTGCACTCCACTACCACGGCGTGGATCTTGAACCGCTGGCTTCTCTCACCCAACAACTCCAAGCAGCGATCATTCATCGGAAGCGTGAAGAACGGGAGGGCCTTGCAGAGACGTTGCTGCTGTGGCATCCGATTGCCGCAGCCTTCGTCGCCTCGTCCCCCTTTTCGTTACCAGAGTTGGTGGACCTTGCTTTACCAGCAATCTTTGTCGACGGTCGTCCCATTCGTATCTATGGAAAGCCAGTGCCGTCGAGAATTCCATTTGTGCAGGCGTCTCTGGAGTATTTCGGTATTTCGACCGATCTCCGGCGAGACCAATCGACCGAAAAATCTCGGATGGATGAGGTATTGAAGGTGAGCTGGGGAGATGACCTCCGGCAACTGCCGGTGATCTCGCCGTGTGTGTTGGTCTATAACCTCTTACGGGTCGCGGAAACACACGGCCACATCTGGCACATGGCAGCTCAGGAGCTCAGGAATTCTAACGGGCTGATCCCGTCCACCGCTGGTGGCAACCTGAGATACGAACGAAGTGAAGTGACGCTCCTCCTGGAGGCACTGCTTGATCGCCGCTTGTCGATTGCCTCTTTTCGCGAACAGATCAATACTCTCAAGGAGAAGCATGTCCGAGCTTGAAGACTTTGTGGCATCCAGAATCAAGGTGCTGGATGAACTAGAGCAGGATGCGACACCTACTGAACGCACATTTTACCACTCGACTAGACAGGAACTCCTCAGTTACCTTGAGTCACCTGCGGCTCTGTCAAACGCTCCGTTAAAAGATCGAATCGACGCTGCTCATTTAAAAATCCAGCGTCTGACGTATGAGATTGACCGTGAGGAGTATGGTGAGCCTTGGCGAGCATGGGCACACTCCGAAAGGCAGCTGATAGAAGCGCGCGTCGAAAAATTGAAAGCTCAGCTGTCAGAATCAGAAAAAATCAGTTATTCTCCTCCAACGCTTTCCCAAAAACAGATAGAGTACGATAATACACTCAATGCTACACAAATCCGTGTTGAGGAACTAGAGACGCTGATTGGCATGTTAGAAGTCTGGGGTGAACGAAAAAGCTCAGAAGATGAGGCCAATCATCATATTGACGGGTTAAAGCAACAGCTCCAGCGCGCTAAACTAAATCTTTCTACTCTGATAGATAATCCATTCTAAAGCATAAATATCTGTTAAGTTACGTGTTCACATCAAAAAAATTAGTAAGATGACAACCTTCAATAATGATTCGGAAAAAATTTAAAACTAATCTCGGATTACTTGATTTATGTTATTTATGGTTTATAGAAACGTAAACACTGTTGCTCTAACACCGCTTCAAGTGGTGTTAGAGCAATATATCTGTTACAGATTTGTTCTCTAGTCCAGATAAATGGAACTCTATAGCTAAATATACGCAATAATCTAAGTAGGGGACAGTTTGCCGGCACAGGCTAGGAACTGGGAGATCGACCGCGGCTCAGACGGTGTCCAGAGCAGATTGACGAGCGCTAATTTCAAGGTATTCAGCCCATACCGCACGACCGAGAGGGCCAGGCGTCCGTGAGCGAGCACCGATCCCGGTGCTCGCTCGTGTTCGGTTTCTCCGACCCGCCAGGCCCATACAGAGGTGAGGGTGACGAGCGCCAGAAGGGTGCTCAATCGGTCAGGGTGGCTGAGGTGCGTGGCCTCCAGATCGAATCCTGAGCCCTTCCAGTGCTTGAAGAGGCACTCAATGCTCCATCGCTTGGAATACGCTTCCAACGCGTGCCGGCCATGCTCCAGCGTCGCCACGTAGAGCACATGGCCGTGCGCATCGCGCACGGCACACACGCGGAGGGGAACGCCGTAGACCATCAGCGGCCGGTACCACCAGTAGACCCCCCTTGCAGGAATGCCCTTGAACAGCGCCCACACGGGCATCCCACCGACCTTGGTATTGCCCTTCAGGCGAATGCATGGCGCCACCTTCGCCTTGTTGAGGAACCTGAACCATTTCTTGCCGATAAACTCGCGGTCTCCCAAGAGACCGGCGATCCGCTTGGCCGGCAGCACCTGCAACACGCGTTCCATCAGCGTATTGCGGACGGCTGAGCTACTGCTCCCCCCATGGGGGAGCAGGGTCCACATCAGCGGCAGTGCCTGTCCATGGACGATCACGGCGACGAGCAGGATGTTGATCTCGATGTTGCCTAAACGCCAATTCGTACGGTCAATGACCAGCCAGAGGCGTTCTAGGGGGTCGGCGAAGCTCAGGACGAACCGCGCCAGCACGTCCTCTGGGAGCCGGATGTGCTTGAAGAAGCGATGCAACTGCTTCACCTTGCTGCTGTGGAGGGCCTTCCCAGGCAGGTGGGCGGCGAGTTTGGTGAGACGGACGTCCTCGCGCTGCACCAGCGCGAGGATCAGGGCTGCGAGCAGGGCCAGAGTGGGGGCACGTAGGCCCCAGGGGTGCGTGGCGAGGTGGGCGAGAACCGTAGAATGAGGCGAGCAGGTCGGGGGTGTTTTCATCGACAGAAACACCATCCCAGAGCTGCTCTAGCCTTTTATCCCGCCCCAAACTGTCCCCTACTCAGCGCAATAATACTCGCATCTCTGTTCTCAAGGTGAAAGGTGTTGCAACAGCTAAGTTGCTGTCGGGTTATCACCGATGGCTAAATGTGCTTTCACGTAAGATATCTATCACCGCTGTTGTCTAGATGAGCTGACCGGCAACATAGAAGAATTTTAAAACTTTTCTACTCCTCAAGACGAACATTTAAAAATTCAGTACCTTGTGCGAAATAAGTTTAAGTATGTGCCTCTAAGCGTGGAGAGGTCGCCTACTTTGCGATAAAATCTATAATAATCAGCGATTTCTCTTGAGCCGACTCACGCGCCCATTCAAGAAATAGCGTGCAGGACGTTATATCCTTTATTTCAACTTTTAGTTGAGACATTTAAACTTCCGCTTGCCAAAGTGCAGTTAGATATGATCACTGTACTGACCCACTGTCTGAAGGAGCGTCGACTTCGTTCTCTTTTGGCACCCTTCCCACGCACCCGGAGAAGCCCGACGGCGGAGGGCCTGAAAGAATCGTCCCCTCCTTCCCGTACGCTCACCCACCTGATGCAGTGTGGACGAGCTCAAACGACGCTCCAGATATTGCGGGTCCTGCGAACCCAAGCTCCCATCAGCAAACACGTCATCCGCCGTGACCTAGAGACGGCGTTGGCGGCGGGTGCTGTGCGCCGGATCGCGGGCGTGTACTACATCCTCAACGGCCACGAAGAAGACATTCGGCACAGTCATTTGAAGGACATTCGCGCTTACCTGCATCGACAAGGCCCCAGTACCCGCAAACAGGTGATCAGTGATGTAGGGGGTATCAGTGCGCTGTTCTTACAGTGGCTGTTAGACGGAGAGCAACCCTACATCACCATCACTACCCGCGGGTCAAGATGTACAGTGCTTTCTGTACGTTCGCCTTCCCTGCAGAGCAGCGAACCCGTCTTGCCAAACGAAGACACTTATGCGCTGTCTGCCCGTGTCCTCGGGTATCTGATAAGTCCTCCAAAGGCACGGTACGGTGCAGTGAAAGTCGCGCGAAATGGCCGAGATAGCGTCACCAATATTGCCGTTCAGCTCGGTGCCTCCAGCGCAGACGTCCTGCTCGCAGTGGAACCTCTCCTGGCATGTCGCCTCCTTGAACGAGAAGAGGGTGTGTTGACGTACCTGAAGTATTGCCCTGTGAAGTGCCAGCCACGTTATAGGGCACTGCCAGCATGCCGCACAACGCGCCGACCTGTCATCCGTGGACTTCGGAGGTCTACTGTCCGGCCGTCGTGCCGATCTCTCGGTACCACGCCTGCTGCTGTCCCGATCATGCGGCTCCCCGCTCTCGTCTCGCGCAGGGCACAGCGCCACCTCCGGCCTGCTGTGGACGCCTTGCACGCCGTTACGCATCGCAACGCGCACCTGCCTGTTCAGTCGACGCCTGCTCAGCGCAGAGCGAAGCGTGCTCACAATTTCCGCCCGTCCCTGTTCGCCAAACCTGTACCAGCTTCCATCTGGAGGTTCATCATGAGCATCGAAGTCCCACTGATCTCTCTGCCCCCTATTGCGGTACCCCAGACGATCACGACAGAATCCAGCACATTGGAGGGCAGCGCGTCATCTCAGCCAGAGACCGTCCTGACCACTCCTTCCAAACGTCCGGCGAACAAGCAGTTCGACGACATCTACATCACCACCTTCGGCGTCGAGGTCTCGTACATTCATGTGCTGCGCGATCATCGCCTGGATGCCACCATCGGCAAGTATCACAGTCAGAACAAAGGGGATGACTGGCTGGTCGAGGCGCTGACCGAAGCGGCAGCCCTCAGCCGCACGCGCAGTGTGATCCGGATTCATACCACCGAGGCACCGCTGGCGGAACTGATCCGAAACTTCCGACAGAACGACGAGGCCCGCTTCAAGGAGCTGAAGCGTCACCTGACCAGCAGCGGCAAGACTTTCCAGCTGGCGCGTCCTGAGCGCGAGACGCCGATGTGGCGCGAGTTGATGCGGCTGATGCAGAACGGCAAGACGTTGACGCCCAGTCCGCTGGTGACGTACATGGTGCACACCGCCGCCATGACCGACTACGAGCAGGTGTACTGCGGCGTGGTGATGGTCGGACTGGGCAGCATCGTGGTGTATGCCCGCAAGAGTGACGGGGATGACCTGGTGCACGCAGAGCTGGAGATGATGCAGTGGGTGATCGAAAACGCGGGCGGTGGTGGCCGTCTGGACGTGCATCACTCGTCTGATGGGGCGCGGCGCATGTGGGAACAGTCGGCCCATCTCTCCACCATGAGTGGGTCAGACACGCTGGGGAATGCGGGTGCGAAGCTGCGGGCGTTGGTGCGAGAGGCGGCCAAGCAGCGGACCCAGATCAGCCCGGCCCGCGTGCCGAACCCGATCCTCGACCGATTCGCCAAAGCGGCTGCGGCGACGTGCTGGCTTGGAACCAACGTGATGTGATGCAGGGTCTCCAGGAACTCCGCACCAGCCATCTTCTCGACACTGCCCTTTTGGATCAGCTGGAGCAGGATCTGCGTCAGGGCGGCGGGCTGATCAACCATCTCCACCGTCGCCTTGGGGACC is part of the Deinococcus ruber genome and harbors:
- a CDS encoding thioredoxin family protein, producing the protein MTSAIGRGFVEELNDATFSHRIASGLWMVEFWSPDCRPCLAVSPVVHALAGEYGSVAQFGSVNVDTELKTSLSQRVMGVPTVVLFQDGRPADVLYTTYPAHIYRERLMRLVNPSRP
- a CDS encoding IS4 family transposase, producing MVFLSMKTPPTCSPHSTVLAHLATHPWGLRAPTLALLAALILALVQREDVRLTKLAAHLPGKALHSSKVKQLHRFFKHIRLPEDVLARFVLSFADPLERLWLVIDRTNWRLGNIEINILLVAVIVHGQALPLMWTLLPHGGSSSSAVRNTLMERVLQVLPAKRIAGLLGDREFIGKKWFRFLNKAKVAPCIRLKGNTKVGGMPVWALFKGIPARGVYWWYRPLMVYGVPLRVCAVRDAHGHVLYVATLEHGRHALEAYSKRWSIECLFKHWKGSGFDLEATHLSHPDRLSTLLALVTLTSVWAWRVGETEHERAPGSVLAHGRLALSVVRYGLNTLKLALVNLLWTPSEPRSISQFLACAGKLSPT